ATACAAGTTATAAGCAAACATACATATATTAAATACTGTAGCCACGAGTCATAATTCTTCATATTTTACATAGCAATTTAACTGATTTTAGAGTCCACGGTACAGAAGTTTGATATTTCAATGTTTCTAAATTTTTAAAAAATTAAATCATAGGTGGGTGCCAAATGTTTTTATTAATCAACATTATTGGTCTAATTGTATTTCTTGGTATTGCGGTATTATTTTCAAGAGATCGCAAAAATATCCAATGGCAATCAATTGGGATCTTAGTTGTTTTAAACCTGTTTTTAGCATGGTTCTTTATTTATTTTGATTGGGGTCAAAAAGCAGTAAGAGGAGCAGCCAATGGTATCGCTTGGGTAGTTCAGTCAGCGCATGCTGGTACAGGTTTTGCATTTGCAAGTTTGACAAATGTTAAAATGATGGATATGGCTGTTGCAGCCTTATTCCCAATATTATTAATAGTGCCATTATTTGATATCTTAATGTACTTTAATATTTTACCGAAAATTATTGGAGGTATTGGTTGGTTACTAGCTAAAGTAACAAGACAACCTAAATTCGAGTCATTCTTTGGGATAGAAATGATGTTCTTAGGAAATACTGAAGCATTAGCCGTATCAAGTGAGCAACTAAAACGTATGAATGAAATGCGTGTATTAACAATCGCAATGATGTCAATGAGCTCTGTATCGGGAGCTATTGTAGGTGCGTATGTACAAATGGTACCAGGAGAACTGGTACTAACGGCAATTCCACTAAATATCGTTAACGCGATTATTGTGTCATGCTTGTTGAATCC
The genomic region above belongs to Staphylococcus aureus and contains:
- a CDS encoding NupC/NupG family nucleoside CNT transporter, which encodes MFLLINIIGLIVFLGIAVLFSRDRKNIQWQSIGILVVLNLFLAWFFIYFDWGQKAVRGAANGIAWVVQSAHAGTGFAFASLTNVKMMDMAVAALFPILLIVPLFDILMYFNILPKIIGGIGWLLAKVTRQPKFESFFGIEMMFLGNTEALAVSSEQLKRMNEMRVLTIAMMSMSSVSGAIVGAYVQMVPGELVLTAIPLNIVNAIIVSCLLNPVSVEEKEDIIYSLKNNEVERQPFFSFLGDSVLAAGKLVLIIIAFVISFVALADLFDRFINLITGLIAGWIGIKGSFGLNQILGVFMYPFALLLGLPYDEAWLVAQQMAKKIVTNEFVVMGEISKDIASYTPHHRAVITTFLISFANFSTIGMIIGTLKGIVDKKTSDFVSKYVPMMLLSGILVSLLTAAFVGLFAW